The nucleotide sequence AACATAATGTTGTGTTGACATAATGTCTTGTCCGCATAAATTCTTCCCGGATGCGCCTCGACTTTCTCAACCGGGAGCCGGAGCTACGGCGCCTCGAGCGGGTCCTCGGCTCCACCGAGGGTGCGCTGGTGTGCGTCTACGGCCGCCGCCGTGTAGGCAAGTCGCGGCTGGTTCGGCGCGCACTGGAAGGTCGCAGGTCCGCGTACTTTGTTGGCGACGACCGCGACTCTCCATTGCACGTCGCTGGGGTGGCCGAGGAAATCGCCGGCGTGCTGCCGGGTTTCGAAGAGGTGCGCTACCCGGACTGGCAGTCGCTGCTGCAGCGCTTCGTCCGTGAGGCACCTGTCGGGACATGCCTTTGCCTCGACGAATTCCCAGCTCTGGTACGTGCTTCACCGGAGCTACCGAGCTTGCTTCAGAAGCTACTCGATGGCCTTGGTGGTTCGGGACCCAAGTTTCTGGTGTGTGGTTCGTCCCAGCGCATGATGCACGGACTCGTGCTCGACGCCTCGGCGCCACTTTATGGGCGAGCGCGTGAGGTCTTGCGCATCGAGCCGCTTGACGTCAGCTGGCTGCAGCGAGCGTTTGGGCTCGCGAGCCCGGCCGAGGCCGTATCGCAATGGGCGGTGTGGGGAGGCGTGCCGCGCTACTGGGAGCTGGCCCTGGACTATGCCTCGTCGCAGGATGCGCAGGAGGAGCTCCTGCTCGATCCCCAGGGCCCCCTGCATCGCGAGCCCCAGCGCCTGCTACTGGACGACATGAGCGACATCGCGCGCGCGGCCTCCCTGCTTGCGCTCGTCGGTGGTGGCAGTGGCCGCGTCTCCGAGCTTGCCGCTCGCCTCGGGGTGCCAGCAACTTCGCTGGCGCGCACGCTCGCCAATCTCATCGACCTCGGCTTCTTGGCGCGAGAGCTTCCGTTCGGGCGCTCGCTGCGAGACACCAAGCGAACCTATTACCGCTTGGCGGACCCGTTGCTTCGCTACTACTTCCGGTTCGTAGAGCCCAACCGCTCTCGGCTCGCTGCAGGGCAAACGCCGCAGGTCATGCAGAGCATCCAACGAGCGTGGCCGCAGTTTCTTGGCGCCGCCTGGGAGGATCTTGCTCGCCAGAGCGTTGCGCGCGACTGTATTCACGGCACGACGTGGAATCCCGCGAGTCGTTGGTGGGGACGCGCCCATGATCGCACCGAGATCGAGCTCGACGTGGTAGCGCAGGCGAGTGGCGAACCGTCGCGAGCGCTTGTGGGCGAGGTCAAGCTCACCTGTTCGGCTCGCGAGGCGCGAGGTGCGTTGGGCGAGCTCGAGGCCAAGGCCCGACGCTGTCCAGACCTGAGCGGCCGTCGCATCGAGCCTGTGCTCTGGGTGCTGAAGCGGCGTGGTCGTATCGACGATCCGCGTGTGCTGGGTCCCGATGCCGTGCTCAGGGCGTTTGCTGAGTCGGCCGCATGAGGTGCAGCAGCATAAAGTCATGGGAACCTGGGTCGCGCCTCGCCAGCGGTGGTCAGAACCGGCGAAATGGATGAGTTGTTCTTCCGCGGGCCCTTAGGACCCGACGCCTTGATCCCACGCCGCGCCAGCAGTGTTGCCGCTCGTGACCGGATCGGCTCGCCACGCTTCGCGGGTCCGGCCGGGCAGCAGCGCGTACACGCACGGAACCACGAACAGCGTCAGGGGGGTGGCGACCAGCAAGCCTCCGATCACCGCGACCGCGAGCGGCTGTCGCAGCGCTGCGCCCTGTCCCAGGCCGGCGGCCATGGGCAGCAATCCCAGCACGGTCGTGGCGGTGGTCATCAGGATCGGCCGGACGCGGACGCGCGCGGCTTCGACCAAGGCCGAGTGTACGTCCATGCCGTTGCCGCGACGTTGGTTGACGGCCGCGATCAGCACGATGGCATTGTTGACGGCGATCCCGCCCAAGATGATCGCACCCATCGCACCCATCGCCGAGATCGGATGGCCCAGCAGCGCACTCGCGAACACGACGCCTGCGAACGCGAGCGGCACCGTGAACATGATCAAGAAGGGATGGTGCAGGCTCTCGAAGCCCGAGGCCATGACGACATACACCAGAAACAACGCGAGGGCGGCCGCCACGGCCAGACTCTGTAGCGAGCGCGTCATCTCCTCGGCCTGTCCCGCAAGCAGCGACTGCACGCCCGCGGGAGCCTCGAGCGTCTGCAGCAGCTCCTGGATCGTGCTCGCAGCGGCGTTGAGGTCCTGGCCCTCGATGCCTGCACGGATCCGAAGCCCGCGCCGGCCGTCGATCCGTCGCACCTCGCTCGGACTGGTTGCCACCTGGATCGCAGCCGTGCTTCCGAGCCGTACCGGCGCGTCGTCGACCATGCCAAGATGGATGCGCGCCACGTCCTCGACGTTGCCGCGCTCGGTCCGGGGCAGCTGGACGCGGATATCCAGCTGCTTGTCCGCGAAGTGCATCACGCCCGCGACCTCGCCTCGAATCGCTCGCTGCAGGGCCGCGGCGGCTTGCTCGACCGTGAAGCCGAGAAGCGCGAGGCGGTGGCGGTCGAACTCGACCCTGACCTCGGGGCGCCCGCTGGTTTGGTCGGGTGAAACATCGGCAAGCGCCTCGAGCCCTCGGAGCCCCTTGGTCAACGCCTTGGTGTGCTCGATCGCGCTCGGAAGGTGCTCGCCGAGCACCTGCACCTCGAGCAGGGCTTCGAACGACAGCAGCTCCGGCCGCCCTACCCGAAGCTCGACCCGGGCAGCATCGGCGCGCTGCTGCATCATCGACACAAGCTCGTCTTCGACGGCTTCGAATTCCGCCGAAGTCGCGGGCTTCAGCCGCACGCTGAGCTGGGCCAGATGAGGACCGCGCAGCACCCCGCCGGCGGAACCGGCTCGTGTGATGCTCCCGATATGGGCAAATGTCAGGTCGACGCGCGGGTCGCCTGATACGACGCCGCCGAGTGCCCGGGTCAGGGTCGCGGTCCGCTCCAGCGAGGTGCCCGGGGGCAGGCGAATCTCGACGTAGAACTCGCCTTGATGGATGTCGGGCATCAGCGTGCGGCCCAGCGAGCCCGCAACGTGCAGGGCAAGCACACAGATTACCAACGCCACCACGAGCACGAGCCCCCGGCGCTCGAGCGCCCGAGGCAAGACCCGCGGGTACAGCGCCTCGGCTCGGTCGTAGAGCCAGGCGAAAGGACGGGCCAGCCAGGCTGCCGCCATGGCAGCCACCCCTACCACCACGCGGATCAGCCTCCACAAGAGAGCAAGGGGAGCCACGATCCACGCGGCCAAACGCCCGGTCTTGCTTTGAATGCCGGTCTCGGGCTCTTCGACGGAATCGCCCAGGCTCTCGAGCACAGGGACGACGCTCAGGCTGACCATCATCGCCGACACGAGGCTGATGCTGACGGCGAGACTGAGATCGCGCACCAGCTGGCCCGCCACGCCTTCGACGAACGCCATGGGGAGAAAGACCGCCACGGTGGTGAGCGTCGAGGTGACCACGGAACCACCAACCTCCGAGGCGCCCGCCACGGCCGAGTGGCTGCGCCGAGCGCCGGGCCTGCGCTCCCGCTCGCGCGCGATGGCCTCCAAAACGACTATGCTGCTGTCCACCAGCATGCCGACT is from Pseudomonadota bacterium and encodes:
- a CDS encoding ATP-binding protein, with the translated sequence MRLDFLNREPELRRLERVLGSTEGALVCVYGRRRVGKSRLVRRALEGRRSAYFVGDDRDSPLHVAGVAEEIAGVLPGFEEVRYPDWQSLLQRFVREAPVGTCLCLDEFPALVRASPELPSLLQKLLDGLGGSGPKFLVCGSSQRMMHGLVLDASAPLYGRAREVLRIEPLDVSWLQRAFGLASPAEAVSQWAVWGGVPRYWELALDYASSQDAQEELLLDPQGPLHREPQRLLLDDMSDIARAASLLALVGGGSGRVSELAARLGVPATSLARTLANLIDLGFLARELPFGRSLRDTKRTYYRLADPLLRYYFRFVEPNRSRLAAGQTPQVMQSIQRAWPQFLGAAWEDLARQSVARDCIHGTTWNPASRWWGRAHDRTEIELDVVAQASGEPSRALVGEVKLTCSAREARGALGELEAKARRCPDLSGRRIEPVLWVLKRRGRIDDPRVLGPDAVLRAFAESAA
- a CDS encoding efflux RND transporter permease subunit — its product is MNRGSKLAPALIGAFVLRPVTTAMITTALVLFGCVAVLRMPVELLPNLSYASITVQTSYPNTVPSEVEELVTRPIEEVIGGVPGVVSLESVSREGQSEVVLDFAWGTPIGRAMADVREKLDRVRLPIGAESPLVLRYDPAQEPILRLALTSEQRGDASQLAVLRTTAEYQVKRALEKTEGVAAVILQGGDEEEIRVELKPDRLAALGVAASDVVRAIKSGHVSRPGGVVWENDDSYLIRTVHEARSTEDLGELIVRAEAGAELLLKHLARVWRGPVEREQAVLLEGRESVELSVFREGDANLVATAQRVVAQLDSLDLPPGQRLVVLSDRSLFISAAIEEVVNNALLGGLLAVCVLLFFLRNLRSTLIVALAIPVSLLVTFVPLRMLDVSLNLMSLGGLALGVGMLVDSSIVVLEAIARERERRPGARRSHSAVAGASEVGGSVVTSTLTTVAVFLPMAFVEGVAGQLVRDLSLAVSISLVSAMMVSLSVVPVLESLGDSVEEPETGIQSKTGRLAAWIVAPLALLWRLIRVVVGVAAMAAAWLARPFAWLYDRAEALYPRVLPRALERRGLVLVVALVICVLALHVAGSLGRTLMPDIHQGEFYVEIRLPPGTSLERTATLTRALGGVVSGDPRVDLTFAHIGSITRAGSAGGVLRGPHLAQLSVRLKPATSAEFEAVEDELVSMMQQRADAARVELRVGRPELLSFEALLEVQVLGEHLPSAIEHTKALTKGLRGLEALADVSPDQTSGRPEVRVEFDRHRLALLGFTVEQAAAALQRAIRGEVAGVMHFADKQLDIRVQLPRTERGNVEDVARIHLGMVDDAPVRLGSTAAIQVATSPSEVRRIDGRRGLRIRAGIEGQDLNAAASTIQELLQTLEAPAGVQSLLAGQAEEMTRSLQSLAVAAALALFLVYVVMASGFESLHHPFLIMFTVPLAFAGVVFASALLGHPISAMGAMGAIILGGIAVNNAIVLIAAVNQRRGNGMDVHSALVEAARVRVRPILMTTATTVLGLLPMAAGLGQGAALRQPLAVAVIGGLLVATPLTLFVVPCVYALLPGRTREAWRADPVTSGNTAGAAWDQGVGS